The proteins below are encoded in one region of Telopea speciosissima isolate NSW1024214 ecotype Mountain lineage chromosome 10, Tspe_v1, whole genome shotgun sequence:
- the LOC122642913 gene encoding calmodulin-interacting protein 111-like isoform X1, which yields MSSSNILVLKPEVKERMMQADTLFLQWFSLLVLKNGVRLSWSLSCMMGFPSLDRIIFISSIQTLSVAGLLNNFPNSITNAVCPLTLSICKDLRLQLISSMDVSSIKHDNLSCSIRPAEIYQDHFENEKVSSPKTPSMYKPTLDSPISGLLHSGRREDSLPNIHCLNVKSLGKFDIKLALGDEKMKELWQNCAVHWLRTRILLPGNIVTIPIFPDTFVFRVEGANESECTNKKLIDEGKDLIYRTRTLMDHIKEAFLVDHETKVHIFSSLTSETETVEKRGYPQEDLEHKDLRTKMTSGVPQLGGLSKEFALLKEIIISSSEKDSVSRFSYVIFYYDLLHKL from the exons ATGAGTTCTTCAAACATATTGGTATTGAAGCCAGAGGTGAAAGAGAGAATGATGCAGGCAGATACTTTGTTCTTGCAATGGTTTTCCCTTCTT GTTTTGAAGAATGGAGTACGATTATCATGGAGCCTTTCATGCATGATGGgtttcccttctttggacagGATCATATTTATCTCCTCTATTCAAACTCTGTCTGTAGCTGGGCTTCTAAATAACTTCCCTAACTCAATTACTAATGCAGTATGTCCTCTCACACTCAGCATATGCAAGGACTTGCGGTTACAACTGATTTCATCAATGGATGTTTCATCAATTAAACATGACAATTTGTCCTGCAGTATCCGTCCAGCTGAGATTTACCAGGATCACTTTGAAAATGAGAAGGTTTCATCTCCAAAGACGCCATCCATGTACAAGCCAACGCTTGATTCTCCTATTAGTGGTCTGCTACATTCGGGAAGACGCGAAGACTCTCTGCCGAATATACATTGTTTAAATGTGAAATCTTTGGGTAAATTTGATATAAAATTAGCATTAGGTgatgaaaaaatgaaggaacTTTGGCAAAATTGTGCTGTTCACTGGCTACGTACTCGCATTTTACTCCCGGGTAATATTGTGACAATCCCAATATTTCCAGATACTTTTGTTTTCCGTGTGGAAGGTGCAAATGAATCAGAATGCACTAATAAGAAGTTGATAGATGAAGGAAAGGATTTGATTTATCGAACTCGTACATTGATGGACCATATAAAAGAAGCCTTTTTGGTGGATCATGAAACAAAAGTACATATCTTTTCATCATTAACTTCTGAAACGGAGACTGTAGAGAAAAGAGGTTACCCACAGGAGGACCTTGAGCATAAAGACTTAAGGACGAAAATGACAAGTGGTGTTCCACAATTGGGTGGTCTATCTAAAGAATTTGCTCTGTTGAAGGAAATCATTATCTCCTCTTCAGAGAAGGACAGTGTGTCAAGGTTTTCTTATGTCATCTTTTATTATGATTTGCTTCATAAATTATAA
- the LOC122642913 gene encoding calmodulin-interacting protein 111-like isoform X2, translated as MVFPSCKVLKNGVRLSWSLSCMMGFPSLDRIIFISSIQTLSVAGLLNNFPNSITNAVCPLTLSICKDLRLQLISSMDVSSIKHDNLSCSIRPAEIYQDHFENEKVSSPKTPSMYKPTLDSPISGLLHSGRREDSLPNIHCLNVKSLGKFDIKLALGDEKMKELWQNCAVHWLRTRILLPGNIVTIPIFPDTFVFRVEGANESECTNKKLIDEGKDLIYRTRTLMDHIKEAFLVDHETKVHIFSSLTSETETVEKRGYPQEDLEHKDLRTKMTSGVPQLGGLSKEFALLKEIIISSSEKDSVSRFSYVIFYYDLLHKL; from the exons ATGGTTTTCCCTTCTTGTAAG GTTTTGAAGAATGGAGTACGATTATCATGGAGCCTTTCATGCATGATGGgtttcccttctttggacagGATCATATTTATCTCCTCTATTCAAACTCTGTCTGTAGCTGGGCTTCTAAATAACTTCCCTAACTCAATTACTAATGCAGTATGTCCTCTCACACTCAGCATATGCAAGGACTTGCGGTTACAACTGATTTCATCAATGGATGTTTCATCAATTAAACATGACAATTTGTCCTGCAGTATCCGTCCAGCTGAGATTTACCAGGATCACTTTGAAAATGAGAAGGTTTCATCTCCAAAGACGCCATCCATGTACAAGCCAACGCTTGATTCTCCTATTAGTGGTCTGCTACATTCGGGAAGACGCGAAGACTCTCTGCCGAATATACATTGTTTAAATGTGAAATCTTTGGGTAAATTTGATATAAAATTAGCATTAGGTgatgaaaaaatgaaggaacTTTGGCAAAATTGTGCTGTTCACTGGCTACGTACTCGCATTTTACTCCCGGGTAATATTGTGACAATCCCAATATTTCCAGATACTTTTGTTTTCCGTGTGGAAGGTGCAAATGAATCAGAATGCACTAATAAGAAGTTGATAGATGAAGGAAAGGATTTGATTTATCGAACTCGTACATTGATGGACCATATAAAAGAAGCCTTTTTGGTGGATCATGAAACAAAAGTACATATCTTTTCATCATTAACTTCTGAAACGGAGACTGTAGAGAAAAGAGGTTACCCACAGGAGGACCTTGAGCATAAAGACTTAAGGACGAAAATGACAAGTGGTGTTCCACAATTGGGTGGTCTATCTAAAGAATTTGCTCTGTTGAAGGAAATCATTATCTCCTCTTCAGAGAAGGACAGTGTGTCAAGGTTTTCTTATGTCATCTTTTATTATGATTTGCTTCATAAATTATAA